A single region of the Oreochromis niloticus isolate F11D_XX linkage group LG19, O_niloticus_UMD_NMBU, whole genome shotgun sequence genome encodes:
- the akt1 gene encoding RAC-alpha serine/threonine-protein kinase, with amino-acid sequence MTNVVIVKEGWLHKRGEYIKTWRPRYFLLKSDGTFIGYKERPQDVDQLETPLNNFSVAQCQLMKTERPKPNTFIIRCLQWTTVIERTFHVETPEEREEWTKAIQAVAEGLQKQEEEMMDSSPDPMDMEVYLTKPRLKVTMHDFEYLKLLGKGTFGKVILVKEKATGRYYAMKILKKEVIVAKDEVAHTLTENRVLQNSKHPFLTGLKYSFQTHDRLCFVMEYANGGELFFHLSRDRVFSEERARFYGAEIVSALDYLHAERNVVYRDLKLENLMLDKDGHIKITDFGLCKEGIKDGATMKTFCGTPEYLAPEVLEDNDYGRAVDWWGLGVVMYEMMCGRLPFYNQDHEKLFEQILMEDIRFPRTLGLEARSLLSGLLKKDPKQRLGGGPDDAKEIMQHKFFASIEWQDVYEKKLVPPFKPQVTSETDTRYFDEEFTAQTITITPPGQDDSMESFDSERRPHFPQFSYSASGTA; translated from the exons GAGAATACATCAAGACCTGGAGGCCAAGGTATTTTCTCCTGAAGAGTGATGGTACATTCATTGGCTACAAAGAGCGACCGCAAGATGTTGACCAGCTGGAAACCCCCTTAAATAACTTCTCTGTAGCAC AGTGCCAGCTGATGAAGACGGAACGGCCCAAACCCAACACATTCATCATCCGCTGCCTGCAGTGGACCACTGTCATCGAGCGTACCTTCCATGTGGAGACCCCCGAGGAGAG GGAAGAATGGACCAAAGCCATCCAGGCAGTGGCTGAAGGCCTACAGAAAcaagaggaggagatgatggacTCCTCCCCAGACCCCATGGACATGGAGGTCTACCTGACCAAACCCAGACTCAAAGTG ACTATGCACGACTTTGAATACCTCAAACTCCTGGGAAAAGGCACTTTTGGCAAAGTTATTCTGGTAAAGGAGAAGGCCACAGGACGCTACTATGCCATGAAGATCCTAAAGAAGGAGGTGATCGTAGCAAAA GATGAAGTggcgcacacactcacagagaACAGAGTCCTCCAGAATTCAAAGCATCCGTTCTTGACA GGACTGAAATATTCCTTCCAAACACATGACCGTCTGTGCTTTGTCATGGAGTATGCAAACGGTGGTGAG CTTTTCTTCCATCTTTCAAGAGACCGGGTGTTTTCAGAGGAGCGTGCGCGGTTCTACGGTGCAGAGATAGTGTCAGCTTTGGACTACCTGCATGCTGAAAGAAACGTGGTTTATCGGGATCTAAAG CTGGAAAATCTTATGCTGGACAAAGACGGACACATAAAGATCACAGATTTCGGCCTGTGTAAGGAGGGGATCAAAGATGGTGCCACTATGAAAACCTTCTGTGGGACTCCAGAGTACCTTGCACCTGAG GTGTTGGAAGACAATGACTATGGCCGTGCTGTAGACTGGTGGGGTCTGGGTGTGGTGATGTACGAGATGATGTGCGGTAGACTGCCTTTCTACAACCAAGACCACGAGAAGCTATTTGAGCAAATCCTCATGGAGGACATCCGCTTCCCCCGGACCCTCGGCCTCGAAGCACGCTCTCTGCTCTCTGGTCTTCTGAAGAAAGACCCAAAGCAAAG GTTAGGTGGAGGACCTGATGACGCCAAGGAAATCATGCAGCACAAGTTCTTTGCCAGCATTGAATGGCAAGATGTTTATGAGAAGAAG CTGGTCCCACCATTTAAGCCCCAAGTTACATCAGAGACGGACACGAGATATTTCGATGAGGAGTTCACAGCACAAACCATCACGATTACGCCACCGGGACAAG ATGACAGCATGGAGTCCTTTGACAGTGAACGGAGACCCCACTTTCCCCAATTCTCCTACTCTGCCAGTGGGACGGCCTAA